A stretch of the Bacillus sp. FJAT-18017 genome encodes the following:
- a CDS encoding glycerate kinase family protein, protein MKIVIVPSGFKECLDAEDVALAMERGVRRFDESIEMEVIPMIDGGEGFARTIVNLKGGELIYKNVTGPVGEKIESYFGIFVENGKRTAVIEMAAVAGLKLVPRDLRNPLKTTTFGVGELIVSALDIGVDNILIGCGDSGTSDGGAGMAQALGARFFDKEKHHVTINGGEDLLKAESIDVSHLDRRLEDVSIDVACNWKNILCGEKGVARVFGPQKGATPQQVEKLSLALEHYADLIQETVGMDVRTMPGSGASGGLGAGLIAFAGATLHPRFEIIKHYIKISETISSADVVFTAEGSLDFQTPNGKIPAEVARIAKENNIPVIAITGTIGKGAELNYHAGIDAYSSIIPKPTSLEKAIRKAPQWIEETTESVLRQIVIGWGIAERKFLKESVLQK, encoded by the coding sequence ATGAAAATTGTAATTGTGCCGTCAGGATTTAAGGAATGTTTGGATGCGGAGGATGTAGCTTTGGCGATGGAACGTGGTGTGAGGCGGTTTGATGAATCGATTGAAATGGAAGTTATTCCGATGATCGATGGCGGTGAAGGGTTTGCTAGAACAATCGTTAACTTAAAAGGCGGGGAACTGATATATAAGAACGTCACAGGACCTGTTGGCGAGAAGATTGAAAGTTATTTTGGGATATTTGTAGAGAATGGCAAGCGAACGGCTGTAATTGAAATGGCAGCTGTTGCAGGATTGAAGCTCGTGCCTAGAGATTTGAGAAATCCTTTAAAAACAACTACTTTTGGAGTAGGAGAGTTGATTGTTTCCGCGCTTGATATTGGCGTTGATAATATTTTAATCGGATGTGGTGATTCCGGTACATCAGATGGCGGAGCTGGAATGGCACAAGCACTGGGAGCGAGGTTTTTTGATAAAGAAAAACATCACGTTACCATCAATGGCGGAGAAGACCTGCTGAAAGCGGAATCTATTGATGTGTCCCATTTAGACAGAAGATTGGAGGACGTTTCGATTGATGTCGCGTGTAACTGGAAAAATATTTTGTGTGGGGAGAAGGGTGTTGCGCGCGTATTTGGGCCGCAAAAAGGGGCAACTCCGCAACAAGTTGAAAAACTTTCATTAGCCTTGGAGCACTATGCAGATTTAATACAAGAAACAGTTGGAATGGATGTAAGGACTATGCCAGGCAGCGGGGCGTCCGGGGGGTTGGGAGCCGGACTGATTGCCTTCGCGGGTGCCACATTACATCCACGGTTTGAAATCATTAAGCACTACATAAAAATATCCGAAACAATTTCTTCAGCAGATGTTGTTTTTACAGCAGAAGGCAGTCTCGATTTTCAAACACCAAATGGGAAGATTCCGGCGGAAGTCGCGAGGATTGCTAAAGAAAATAACATACCAGTAATAGCTATTACAGGGACAATCGGTAAAGGCGCCGAGCTGAATTATCATGCAGGAATTGATGCCTATAGCAGTATCATCCCAAAACCAACTTCTCTTGAAAAGGCAATAAGGAAAGCGCCACAATGGATTGAGGAAACAACAGAATCAGTATTGCGGCAAATTGTGATTGGATGGGGAATTGCTGAAAGAAAGTTCCTTAAAGAGAGTGTTTTACAAAAATGA
- a CDS encoding cyclically-permuted mutarotase family protein: protein MKKGLIAAIALTLVMGSYIGTNANASENAKVESKTNASKQVRSVERITWEHAGELEAQKGYDKNIGTAGVLSGSYKDYLIVGGGANFPYESVLNGGAKEHYSDIYVYKKEDSGLTLVEHTNLDHKIGYGSSITTDKGVYYIGGSPESEHADDILFLTIDKKKKLKVEKVGDLPFTINNGIAVEKDGKLYIGLGQQNGKDSTKLYEYDLKTSQTKELASIPGESVRNQSVAQLLNGNLYVFSGGGSIAYTDGYKYDIEKNTWSKVSSVKVDDQEISLLGANSVKLNKDEMLVIGGFNKEVYDHAVKNLNTLEGEELAAFRTKYFTADPYEFNWNKHILIYNAKKDTWRSIGKVPFDAPCGQGLVLMGKQIFSINGEIKPGVRTNAIYSGTLLNQ from the coding sequence TTGAAAAAGGGTTTGATTGCAGCCATTGCATTAACGCTTGTTATGGGAAGTTATATCGGGACGAATGCGAATGCTTCCGAAAACGCAAAAGTAGAGAGTAAAACAAACGCTTCCAAACAGGTAAGATCAGTAGAAAGAATCACATGGGAACATGCGGGGGAACTGGAAGCACAAAAGGGATACGATAAGAACATAGGAACTGCAGGAGTGTTATCAGGATCTTATAAAGATTATTTAATTGTTGGAGGAGGAGCGAATTTTCCTTATGAATCCGTCCTAAATGGAGGAGCAAAGGAACATTACTCTGATATTTATGTTTATAAAAAGGAAGATAGCGGCCTAACTTTGGTCGAACATACGAATCTTGATCATAAGATAGGATACGGTTCGTCAATCACGACAGATAAAGGTGTATATTATATTGGCGGAAGCCCTGAAAGTGAACATGCTGACGACATCCTGTTCCTGACGATTGATAAAAAGAAAAAGCTGAAAGTTGAAAAAGTAGGAGACCTGCCATTTACGATCAATAATGGCATAGCAGTTGAGAAAGATGGCAAATTGTATATTGGGCTCGGCCAGCAAAATGGCAAGGATAGCACTAAGCTATATGAATATGATCTAAAAACGTCTCAGACTAAAGAATTAGCATCCATACCAGGCGAAAGTGTCCGGAATCAAAGTGTCGCCCAACTATTAAACGGAAATCTGTATGTGTTTAGTGGCGGAGGATCGATTGCTTATACAGATGGATATAAATATGATATTGAGAAAAACACCTGGTCAAAGGTTTCTTCAGTAAAAGTGGATGATCAAGAAATATCCCTGCTGGGAGCAAATTCTGTCAAACTAAATAAAGATGAAATGCTCGTTATTGGTGGATTTAATAAAGAAGTATATGACCATGCTGTGAAAAATTTAAATACATTGGAAGGCGAAGAATTAGCAGCCTTTAGAACGAAGTATTTTACCGCTGATCCTTATGAGTTTAATTGGAATAAACATATACTAATCTATAATGCAAAAAAGGATACTTGGAGATCGATCGGAAAGGTTCCATTTGATGCACCTTGTGGCCAAGGCTTGGTGTTAATGGGTAAACAAATCTTTTCGATAAACGGAGAAATAAAGCCTGGGGTAAGAACGAACGCAATTTATTCGGGGACCTTATTAAACCAGTAG
- a CDS encoding MurR/RpiR family transcriptional regulator has protein sequence MTMNSMENMKGIKPSIVMEQNKHTFTKSETKIYEYIRDHIQQVLYHSLTELSEASGAAEATVLRFFRKLGFKGFQDFKFLLAQEVSLAAQKDDHETIIKKVRNTMIQAINESSEVVKLEELQAGIEMINQSHDVVIFGIGASGIAGLDMQNRLMRIGKHADVVTDSHFQIMRASCVTEKTVVIAISLTGSTKDIVDAVKIAKGNKAKVIALTSYVKSPLTRFADLVLLSSSKESPLDSGALVSKISQLYLIDLLCTGIAMQNFETANEINMKTSKHLSSKLY, from the coding sequence ATGACAATGAACTCTATGGAAAATATGAAGGGAATTAAACCATCCATTGTAATGGAGCAAAATAAGCATACATTTACGAAATCAGAAACGAAAATATATGAATATATCCGTGATCATATTCAACAGGTGCTCTATCATTCTTTAACTGAGTTATCGGAGGCCAGTGGTGCAGCGGAAGCCACAGTTTTACGTTTTTTTAGAAAACTGGGGTTTAAAGGGTTCCAGGATTTTAAATTTTTGTTAGCACAGGAAGTCTCACTGGCCGCGCAAAAAGACGACCATGAAACGATCATTAAAAAAGTCAGAAATACGATGATCCAGGCTATCAATGAATCATCCGAAGTCGTCAAATTGGAAGAATTGCAAGCCGGAATTGAGATGATCAATCAATCGCATGATGTTGTCATATTCGGGATTGGGGCTTCAGGAATTGCCGGATTGGATATGCAAAATCGCTTAATGAGAATCGGAAAACATGCCGATGTTGTAACCGACTCGCATTTTCAAATCATGAGAGCTTCGTGTGTGACGGAGAAAACTGTTGTCATTGCGATTAGCCTTACCGGAAGCACAAAAGACATTGTAGATGCTGTGAAAATTGCAAAGGGAAATAAGGCAAAGGTGATTGCTCTAACGAGTTATGTTAAATCTCCGTTAACAAGGTTTGCAGATTTAGTATTATTATCATCTTCGAAGGAGAGTCCATTAGATAGTGGAGCTTTAGTATCTAAGATTTCTCAATTGTACCTTATTGACCTTTTATGTACGGGAATAGCCATGCAAAATTTTGAAACCGCCAATGAGATTAACATGAAAACATCTAAACATTTATCAAGCAAGCTTTACTAG
- a CDS encoding sialidase family protein has translation MKKRSSRFILFMLIATLVFGQVQPASAVSTAALTDPILQVENQIIKDGYFTNLNDHVEQLKALDEGTIIVRFQYSGSGIMSLFSLSNNRVRDGHFNLYISPAVIGSENRLEKPGEAKTNVHVRTEVDLKENKVYTLAMVLDKDKGYKYFLDGELIKEDSKSPRKFLSNIYEANSAQLGRTERAAGGNQYPFKGNIDFAKVFSEPLSDEALTSITGETKAASLENPLPDSAPKPQSIFYPGFMDSNNYRIPALLHTEKGTLLAGIDRRVENGGDSPNNIDAVVRRSFDQGQTWEEDGIVINDYPDKASNIDLSFVQDKSNERIFALVDGFPHGAGLMGGFGNNAYKGTGFKTVDGKQYLYLTDENKNEYTIRENGIVYDQSGTPTDYTVDEDRNLYLNGEKIDNYFSETSPLKPFKTSYLELFYSDDEGKTWTGPIDLNDEVKEEWMIFLGTGPGNGIQLTEGPNEGRLVFPVYFLNEYNRQASAVIYSDDNGKTWHRGESPNEGRIVDGQTINERYFTSSNHEITESQVVEMPDGQLKLFMRNYSGYAQIATSFDGGETWDSEVVTEKALTAPYSQMSAIRYNGQIDGKEAVIFSSASDSSSRINGTVKAGLIEEDGTHENGRTKYSFNWKYSKLVKEGHYGYSSLSNLANGEIGLFFEGTANTVMDYMKIDMDYLKLDWQKYRPAPKPVIESFNVLSGNPTPYRSGEKIKVEIEFDDFVMLMGNKRVTGNIDGQEIQLDLVEKIDNSRFIFEGIVPDLKPRAYEAEFELDPNLAIYNVYGETLEPNQEAATFTDKVIIRE, from the coding sequence GTGAAAAAAAGAAGTTCGAGATTCATATTATTTATGCTTATTGCCACTTTAGTTTTTGGACAGGTTCAACCTGCTTCTGCCGTGTCAACTGCGGCTCTAACGGATCCGATTTTACAGGTAGAAAACCAAATTATTAAAGACGGTTATTTCACTAACTTGAATGATCACGTAGAACAGCTGAAGGCATTGGATGAGGGAACAATTATTGTTCGATTCCAATATTCTGGCTCGGGGATTATGTCCCTTTTTTCTTTAAGTAATAATAGAGTTCGGGACGGACATTTTAATCTTTATATTTCACCTGCAGTAATAGGAAGTGAAAATCGGCTTGAGAAGCCAGGTGAAGCAAAGACGAATGTGCATGTTCGCACCGAGGTCGACCTGAAAGAAAATAAAGTGTATACCCTCGCGATGGTCCTAGACAAGGATAAGGGTTATAAGTACTTTTTGGATGGTGAATTGATTAAGGAAGATTCAAAGTCTCCGAGAAAATTCCTAAGTAATATCTATGAAGCAAACAGCGCGCAGTTAGGTAGGACGGAAAGGGCAGCTGGCGGCAACCAATATCCATTCAAGGGCAATATTGATTTTGCGAAGGTCTTCAGTGAGCCACTTTCTGATGAGGCGCTGACATCGATTACCGGGGAAACAAAAGCTGCATCATTGGAAAATCCTTTGCCTGATTCAGCACCAAAGCCTCAAAGTATTTTTTATCCAGGCTTCATGGATTCCAATAATTATCGAATTCCAGCGTTACTCCATACTGAAAAAGGAACACTGCTTGCTGGGATTGACCGACGGGTTGAAAACGGAGGAGATTCGCCAAACAATATCGATGCTGTCGTTCGCCGAAGCTTTGACCAGGGACAAACATGGGAAGAGGATGGAATTGTCATCAATGATTACCCGGACAAAGCATCCAATATTGACTTGTCATTCGTACAAGACAAGTCCAACGAAAGAATTTTTGCACTTGTTGACGGGTTTCCTCATGGAGCTGGACTTATGGGGGGCTTTGGAAATAATGCATATAAAGGAACCGGATTTAAAACTGTAGATGGTAAGCAATATCTGTATTTAACGGATGAAAACAAAAATGAATACACGATTAGAGAAAATGGAATCGTGTATGACCAAAGTGGAACACCTACAGATTATACGGTTGATGAAGACCGTAATTTATATTTGAATGGTGAGAAAATAGATAACTATTTCAGTGAAACGTCTCCACTAAAACCGTTTAAAACATCATATCTTGAGCTCTTTTATAGTGACGATGAAGGAAAGACATGGACAGGACCAATCGATTTGAATGATGAAGTCAAAGAAGAATGGATGATCTTCTTAGGGACAGGTCCAGGAAATGGCATCCAGCTGACTGAGGGACCTAACGAAGGAAGACTCGTATTCCCAGTTTATTTCTTGAATGAATATAACAGACAGGCGAGTGCCGTTATTTACAGTGATGACAACGGGAAAACATGGCACCGCGGAGAGTCTCCAAATGAAGGCAGGATTGTAGATGGACAGACCATCAATGAACGATATTTTACCAGCTCAAATCATGAAATTACAGAATCGCAAGTTGTCGAAATGCCGGACGGCCAATTGAAGTTATTCATGAGGAATTACTCGGGATACGCCCAAATTGCGACAAGCTTTGACGGCGGAGAAACATGGGATTCTGAAGTCGTGACTGAAAAGGCTTTGACTGCACCATACAGCCAAATGTCAGCTATCCGTTATAATGGCCAGATCGATGGCAAGGAAGCTGTCATCTTTTCGAGTGCAAGTGATTCTTCAAGCAGAATTAATGGAACAGTGAAAGCAGGGTTAATTGAGGAAGATGGAACCCATGAGAATGGCCGGACAAAATATTCGTTTAACTGGAAATATAGCAAGCTAGTAAAAGAAGGCCACTATGGATATTCAAGCCTCTCCAACCTGGCGAACGGTGAAATTGGCCTGTTTTTTGAAGGAACGGCCAATACTGTCATGGACTATATGAAGATTGACATGGATTACCTCAAATTAGATTGGCAAAAATATAGACCGGCACCAAAGCCAGTAATCGAATCGTTCAATGTTTTATCCGGAAATCCAACGCCTTATCGCTCAGGAGAGAAGATTAAGGTAGAGATCGAATTTGATGATTTTGTTATGTTAATGGGCAATAAGCGGGTGACAGGGAATATTGACGGACAAGAAATCCAACTTGACTTGGTAGAGAAAATAGACAACTCGAGATTCATTTTTGAAGGAATTGTCCCGGATCTTAAACCAAGAGCTTATGAAGCGGAGTTTGAATTAGACCCTAATCTGGCTATTTATAACGTTTATGGTGAAACATTGGAGCCAAATCAAGAAGCGGCTACATTTACCGACAAGGTCATAATAAGGGAATAA
- a CDS encoding 3'-5' exonuclease codes for MAITVPETIRSSATAGERLVFRTLKTYLPDDYIVYFEPEIHGRRPDFVIIGPDLGLLVLEVKDYTKSTLYQLNHEEWHILTSSGDQAVIKSPLKQARDNVFKVVDVLKKDKNLIQTEGKHQFNLKFPYGYGVVFTRLYAKDFVQEGLYSVIDPQLCLNRDEIDPDKEGFSEEILMEKILNMFVVPYRLREPLSFEDINAIRYHLFPEVRISAEYKPPVPYQDQLLLSLHDIKTMDLHQENLAKQLGDKNRLIRGVAGSGKTIILASRAKMLSKQNPDWKILILCYNISLANSIQQMINHMLNEPEDLFDFNYADGDAVNPVNNRNIIVRNFHAWLKKDLRIKEQQIPIIVQKIKKKETILPYYDAILIDEGQDFEAQWLNLVSSLLNENTQSLLLVEDRAQDIYKRKRSYLQDTGLSFQGRSKILSINYRNTAQIVKFAWDFYRKHSMLKNKVVNRDLEGEIIAPQSTKRKGPDPGIIRAANFFEEMKKVARQMKKLHEERKVPYQEILVLYRVKRTSKYPVIDIIQRSLKDAGLPYYWITENEHSKRSFEKEDGKIKISTIDSSKGLDFRAVFIVNTDSMPFPLEEDKEREVSLLYIGMTRAKEYLCLSYSGQSEFTQYMDTVTKERINHETIKEQIK; via the coding sequence ATGGCGATTACGGTTCCAGAAACGATCCGGAGCAGTGCGACCGCCGGGGAGCGGCTCGTGTTCCGTACGTTGAAAACATACTTGCCTGACGATTATATTGTTTATTTTGAACCAGAGATACATGGACGAAGGCCGGATTTTGTTATCATCGGGCCTGATTTGGGTTTGCTTGTTTTGGAAGTTAAGGATTATACAAAGAGCACTCTATATCAACTTAACCATGAAGAATGGCATATCCTGACTTCTTCAGGCGATCAGGCTGTTATAAAAAGCCCTTTAAAACAGGCGCGGGACAATGTGTTTAAAGTTGTTGATGTTCTGAAAAAGGATAAAAACCTAATACAAACTGAAGGGAAGCATCAGTTTAACTTGAAGTTTCCTTATGGGTATGGAGTCGTATTTACAAGACTATATGCTAAGGATTTTGTTCAGGAAGGGCTTTACAGTGTCATTGATCCGCAGCTTTGCTTGAACCGGGATGAGATTGATCCGGATAAAGAAGGTTTTTCTGAGGAGATATTAATGGAAAAAATCCTCAATATGTTTGTCGTTCCGTACCGTTTAAGAGAGCCTTTGTCTTTTGAAGATATTAATGCAATCCGTTATCACCTTTTCCCAGAGGTGAGAATCAGTGCGGAGTACAAGCCTCCGGTACCATACCAGGATCAGTTACTCTTGTCTCTGCATGATATAAAAACGATGGATCTTCATCAGGAAAACCTGGCAAAGCAACTTGGCGATAAAAACAGATTGATTCGCGGGGTGGCGGGAAGCGGGAAAACAATCATCCTTGCAAGCCGTGCAAAAATGCTTTCCAAACAGAATCCCGATTGGAAGATCCTGATTCTCTGTTATAACATATCCCTGGCTAATTCTATTCAGCAGATGATCAATCATATGCTCAATGAACCGGAAGATTTATTTGATTTTAATTATGCTGATGGCGATGCTGTTAACCCAGTGAACAATCGGAATATCATTGTTCGGAATTTCCATGCATGGTTGAAAAAGGATTTAAGGATAAAGGAACAACAGATTCCGATTATTGTCCAGAAGATAAAGAAGAAGGAAACCATTCTTCCATACTATGACGCTATCCTCATAGATGAGGGCCAGGATTTCGAAGCCCAATGGCTGAATCTGGTGAGTTCGCTTCTTAATGAGAATACCCAGTCCTTATTATTAGTAGAGGATCGTGCCCAAGACATTTATAAACGCAAACGGTCATATCTTCAAGATACTGGCCTTAGCTTTCAGGGCAGGTCTAAAATCCTCTCCATTAATTATCGAAACACGGCACAAATTGTGAAGTTTGCTTGGGATTTTTATCGGAAGCATTCAATGTTAAAGAATAAAGTGGTCAATCGAGATTTGGAAGGTGAGATAATTGCCCCGCAAAGCACAAAGCGGAAAGGGCCAGACCCAGGAATCATCCGAGCTGCTAATTTTTTTGAGGAAATGAAGAAGGTTGCACGCCAAATGAAAAAGCTCCATGAAGAGCGGAAAGTTCCTTATCAGGAAATACTTGTCCTTTATCGTGTAAAACGGACCTCAAAGTATCCCGTCATTGACATCATACAAAGGTCATTGAAGGATGCCGGACTGCCATACTATTGGATAACTGAAAACGAACACTCTAAGCGTTCTTTTGAAAAAGAAGATGGGAAGATAAAGATTAGCACCATTGATAGCTCTAAGGGACTTGATTTCCGCGCTGTTTTTATTGTGAATACCGATTCCATGCCGTTTCCTTTAGAAGAAGACAAGGAAAGGGAAGTGTCATTGCTTTATATTGGAATGACAAGGGCGAAGGAATACTTGTGCTTGTCGTATTCCGGGCAGTCTGAATTCACTCAGTATATGGATACTGTAACAAAGGAGAGAATAAACCACGAAACAATCAAGGAACAAATAAAGTAG
- a CDS encoding nucleoside triphosphate pyrophosphohydrolase gives MTKYNKLIRDNIPEIIKKEGKTFSYKQLGNAEFIIELQKKAKEEWNEYLHSSNDKEAVEELADILEVVYCLAATHGISEEDLEETRRRKAEIRGTFNNKIFLIDVEE, from the coding sequence ATGACTAAATACAACAAATTAATACGGGATAACATTCCTGAAATAATTAAAAAAGAAGGAAAGACGTTTTCATATAAACAATTAGGAAATGCTGAATTTATAATTGAACTTCAGAAAAAAGCAAAAGAAGAATGGAATGAGTATTTACATTCAAGTAATGATAAAGAGGCAGTTGAAGAATTAGCAGATATTTTAGAAGTGGTTTATTGTCTAGCTGCCACTCATGGAATTAGTGAAGAGGATTTAGAAGAAACGAGAAGAAGGAAAGCTGAAATTAGAGGAACTTTTAATAATAAAATTTTTTTAATTGATGTAGAAGAGTAA
- a CDS encoding HNH endonuclease: MSWDLQVGEIKEKYLTDDDIWISLNNFYFNSSVTMSYKYGFLKSLLENLYNLNEALELNYDKLFYSFTKIYWNLVIHHDLWQSSSRSQPSKIQKILQDYALKYSIPSDLTFDKIQDSIQLEIIKEVKKNGKRYVIGAFYSDINGYFYEFDLKEEHLRFNPPVFKFLQKYQRLVTYMTNYHLAKFLEKHNQVPNINYLLNNVENVSKRNSLYEYLDILMRHDNNVCFYCKRALNRESIKTHVDHFIPWSYIQNDNLWNLVLSCSTCNSKKRDKLADYYYLEGIIIRNEQLVKEELNETVNYFENYRKEKLIQLYDYSKHNGISDIWVPN; the protein is encoded by the coding sequence TTGAGTTGGGATCTGCAGGTAGGGGAAATAAAAGAAAAATACTTAACTGACGATGATATTTGGATATCATTAAATAACTTTTATTTTAATTCTTCGGTTACCATGTCATATAAATATGGTTTTCTCAAATCCTTACTAGAAAACCTATATAATTTGAATGAAGCATTGGAATTAAATTATGATAAATTATTTTATTCTTTCACCAAAATTTATTGGAATTTAGTTATTCACCACGATTTATGGCAATCAAGCAGTAGAAGTCAACCATCGAAAATACAAAAAATTCTTCAAGATTATGCACTAAAATATTCAATTCCAAGTGATTTGACCTTTGATAAAATACAAGATTCTATACAACTGGAAATTATTAAAGAAGTAAAGAAAAACGGAAAAAGATATGTAATTGGAGCTTTTTATTCCGATATAAATGGATATTTTTATGAATTTGATTTAAAGGAGGAGCATCTAAGATTTAATCCACCGGTTTTTAAATTTCTACAAAAGTACCAACGTTTAGTCACTTATATGACTAACTACCATCTAGCTAAATTTCTTGAAAAACATAATCAGGTGCCCAATATTAATTATTTGCTTAATAACGTTGAGAATGTTTCAAAAAGAAACTCATTATATGAATACCTAGATATTTTAATGAGACATGACAATAACGTTTGTTTCTATTGTAAAAGAGCTCTCAATAGAGAGAGCATTAAAACTCATGTAGACCATTTTATCCCCTGGAGTTATATTCAGAATGATAATTTATGGAATTTAGTACTCTCATGTTCAACCTGTAATAGTAAGAAAAGAGACAAACTTGCTGATTACTATTATTTAGAAGGTATTATTATTAGAAATGAACAACTTGTAAAAGAAGAGCTAAATGAGACAGTAAACTATTTTGAAAATTATAGGAAGGAAAAGTTAATTCAGCTTTACGATTATTCAAAGCATAACGGAATCTCTGATATTTGGGTTCCTAATTAG
- a CDS encoding DNA modification system-associated small protein yields MKEIEKRELELLAKICHRNGIPLKLAKQLIKSSKDFSYENVSQSTRTSEYNDLIKINMKDRTIG; encoded by the coding sequence TTGAAAGAAATTGAAAAAAGAGAATTGGAACTGTTAGCTAAGATTTGTCATAGGAATGGTATACCTTTAAAACTGGCTAAACAATTAATAAAATCATCTAAGGATTTTTCTTATGAGAATGTTAGTCAAAGTACTAGAACATCGGAGTATAATGATTTAATAAAAATTAATATGAAAGATCGTACAATAGGGTGA